A genomic region of Taeniopygia guttata chromosome 28, bTaeGut7.mat, whole genome shotgun sequence contains the following coding sequences:
- the ISYNA1 gene encoding inositol-3-phosphate synthase 1 — protein MAEPFLVDSPDVTYSQDFIEAKYTYSTAHVCRENGVTKVRPCSTRFTFRTGRQVPRLGVMLVGWGGNNGTTVTAAVLANRLGLSWMTKTGRKTANYYGSLLQASTVCLGTGPSGDVYVPFRDLLPMVHPNDIVFDGWDISSLNLAEAMRRAEVLEWPLQEQLWPHMEKMKPRPSIYIPQFIAANQEERADNVLSGSMAEQVEQIRRDIRDFKESSGVDKVIVLWTANTERFCDIVPGLNDTADNLLRAIERGLEVSPSTLFAVASVLEGCAYINGSPQNTFVPGAVELAAQRRVFIGGDDFKSGQTKLKSVLVDFLVGAGLKTKSIVSYNHLGNNDGKNLSAPQQFRSKEISKSNVVDDTVQANPVLYGPQDKPDHCVVIKYVPYVGDSKRALDEYTSEIMMGGTNTIVIHNTCEDSLLASPIILDLAILTELCQRITFCTEADPEFQGFHSVLSILAFLCKAPLVPEGTPVVNALFRQRSCIENILRACLGLPPQTHMLLEHKMQRPAPTPGRACPGGPACPLHPKKSPAAPTQLNGHPCAPRAPLHIDGTD, from the exons ATGGCAGAGCCGTTCCTCGTGGACAGCCCCGATGTCACCTACAGCCAGGACTTCATCGAGGCCAAGTACACCTACAGCACCGCGCACGTCTGCAGGGAGAACGGTGTCACCAAG GTGCGGCCGTGCTCCACCCGCTTCACGTTCCGCACGGGCCGGCAGGTGCCGCGCCTGGGGGTGATGCTGGTGGGCTGGGGGGGCAACAACGGCACCACGGTGACAGCGGCCGTGCTGGCCAACAGGCTGGGGCTGTCCTGGATGACCAAGACGGGCCGCAAG ACAGCCAACTACTACGGCTCCCTGCTCCAAGCCTCCACCGTCTGCCTGGGCACCGGCCCCTCCGGTGACGTCTACGTGCCCTTCCGGGACCTGCTGCCCATGGTGCACCCCAACGACATCGTCTTCGACG gCTGGGACATCTCCTCGCTGAACCTGGCGGAGGCCATGAGGCGCGCGGAGGTGCTGGAGTGGccgctgcaggagcagctctggccgCACATGGAGAAGATGAAGCCCCGACCTTCCATCTACATCCCCCAATTCATCGCCGCCAACCAGGAGGAGCGGGCGGACAACGTCCTGAGCGGCTCCATGGCCGAGCAG GTGGAGCAGATCCGCAGGGACATCCGAGACTTCAAGGAGAGCAGCGGGGTGGACAAAGTCATCGTCCTGTGGACGGCCAACACGGAGAGGTTCTGCGACATCGTGCCGGGGCTGAACGACACCGCCGACAACCTTCTGCGCGCCATCGAG CGAGGCCTGGAGGTGTCCCCGTCCACGCTCTTCGCCGTGGCCAGCGTGCTGGAGGGCTGCGCCTACATCAACGGCTCCCCCCAGAACACCTTCGTGCCGGGCGCGGTGGAATTGGCCGCCCAGCGCCGCGTCTTCATCGGCGGCGACGACTTCAAGTCGGGGCAGACCAAGCTGAAGTCGGTGCTGGTGGATTTCCTGGTGGGCGCCGGCCTGAAG ACCAAGTCCATCGTGAGCTACAACCACCTGGGCAACAACGACGGGAAGAACCTGTCGGCGCCGCAGCAGTTCCGCTCCAAGGAGATCTCCAAGAGCAATGTGGTGGACGACACGGTGCAGGCCAACCCCGTCCTCTACGGCCCCCAGGACAAACCTGACCACTGC GTGGTGATCAAGTACGTGCCCTACGTGGGGGACAGCAAGCGGGCGCTGGACGAGTACACCTCCGAGATCATGATGGGCGGCACCAACACCATCGTCATCCACAACACCTGCGAG GACTCGCTGCTGGCCAGCCCCATCATCCTGGACCTGGCCATCCTGACGGAGCTGTGCCAGCGCATCACCTTCTGCACCGAGGCCGACCCCGAGTTCCAGGGCTTCCACAGCGTCCTCTCCATCCTCGCCTTCCTCTGCAAGGCCCCGCTGGTGCCCGAGGGCACCCCCGTGGTCAACGCGCTCTTCCGCCAGCGCAGCTGCATCGAGAACATCCTGAG ggcctgcctggggctgcccccccagacccacatGCTGCTGGAGCACAAGATGCAGCGCCCGGCGCCCACCCCGGGCCGGGCctgtcccgggggtcccgcctGCCCCCTGCACCCCAAGAAGAGCCCGGCAGCGCCCACCCAGCTCAACGGGCACCCCTgtgccccccgcgcccccctgCACATCGACGGCACCGACTGA